The Microplitis mediator isolate UGA2020A chromosome 10, iyMicMedi2.1, whole genome shotgun sequence genomic sequence ATtgattaatcattttaataattttttttggtaaaaaatgaacaaatacTAGTTGATTATTcatcaaaagaaaaaattacaagtcacaaaaaaaacgtttatatccAAAAATAGATTCAGTTCCTTTTATAGAGAagagtggggcaaaatgggctgACATGTATAcccactgtaaaaagagcggtgttaaaaatggactcaatttAACTCCgtgcggtgttaaaatgaagtaacaccggtctaggcggtgttaaatcggtgtgaaaaaaaatttcacgtatagaaatcagaaaaaaaaatgtattacatataaaaaattataaaaattgaatgaatattatctggaggaaattctaattttgctatgtacttatttatgttatacgtaatttatttaaaaattacacaattttacgtCCGCCATttcaatcaccaataattaaattaattaattaaaacaccGTTTAACTATAGAGAtcgagtaattaaaaatattcacaaagtaaaatattttcaacaccgaaaaatattttaacaccgataaagAACATTTACACCGacggcggtgttattttaaaaccGCTATCGGTATTGAAATTTAGcccaaaattttaacacctacaccgcctggACTTACCCCGTATATACGAGccagaaaaaatagtaaatacatatttttgatatttctaGGCATCAATTTGGACTGGTTTACCAATGATGGTCGTTGGTATACTAGCATTAACAACAtcattattagtattatttctGCCAGAAACAGCTGGGCGTGAACTACCTCAAACATTACAACAGGGCGAGGAATTCAGTAAAGGTGATCATTTTTGGTCATTTCCCTGTTGCAATAAAATCGATGTCGAGCGGCAtagaaatgacaataataattgtacTATAGAACGataatcatttattataatataatcattattactatttatcaacatatttttatagtgAATCGAATCTTCCAAAGattattgttatcaattatactacacattttattcattaattactcAATAACCATTAAATTACTTCactacttgaaaaaaatttcataaacagAGAATTACTCtatcgatttattaattacttaacaataattacaGCGTTAcgttcaattaaaatataacgATATACAATAAAGTGTACTTTAAATTCTTAGAGTACTGTACAGTGATacgttttaatatttttattttatttatacacagtttttaaatcaattcgAGTTTTATACATCAAGTAATTGCTCTTAGCGGcctattttaataaaaaactatcgactgttaattaataataataataataatacttaaattaaaataatattgacaCTCTTTTGGCACAAATAAGTACGCGaataatttcaagtgaaaaaagtatttgattgttattttttaatctattactaattaaattatagttCATTAGTACactaatgattaattaaagaacataaacaataaaaaaagtaaccaAAAAGTATCAGCTAAAttaacgaaataaattttctgtgccgaaaaaaaatgtttgcattaattaaatatttttttttacaagtgtttttaaataatatttttaattactaattaattacaattgttatAATCTAGTGGAGTCTATTTTTGTAAGACTTCCTGGATTATAACCGGCGTTGACAGCTCCCACCTTTCTTCggtattttttcttcttttcatGAGatctgaaattaataaaaaataaaataagtaattatacatatttatatattttgtatagtaagaaaaaaatatacatatatgtacttACGTTGATAAACAAGGAACCCACCAGCAACTTTGTTCCTTACCAAAGTCATTACCTTCTTGAAGCGTTTCCGGTAATTCTTGATCTAATGTCTCTGGCAAGGTTAATGTAAGAAACGCGTCTATTATTGCTATCAATCCCAGACAAATTAATGGCAGTTCCTTTTTAACATCAGcctgaaatttattcaaagtaaaccgaattattattaatagaagATGAGTTGGTTTTATAAAATCTAATGCACTGAGAGAAAATTGCGTGGTTGTGGTAACTAGAAAGGGATGGCtttgaaaaaatagtaatctTAACTAATATTTCTAGTTTTTtgaactacacggaaaaaaaattctaattaaatttacgataATAATATCGTAATTTGTCCTATTGATTATTGTAGTGGTGGACTAGACTTTCAAAATATAGACTTTCAAAATCTAGACTTTCAAAATCCTAAAAGTCTTTgctaaaattacgatgttaaatagtaaaaaatataacccacatagtaaattttgaaataagatattttaaaattgacgctaataaaagtctagtccacGATTACGATATTAACATCTTAAATTTTGCtagaattttctttccgtgtatatcaTAGTGCCCGAAACTATTTGAAAGTAGTTGTTTTAACTAAGCATTTGTTTTGTTGAGGTAACTATTTCGCGTgctaaaagggcgtataaaaaaaattttttttttccattcttttTAGAGTCGCTCGAAACGTAAAAatttgcagaaaaaaaaattttgacgtactaacgccaaaagggcgtatcttAAGATATACacccttttggctttggaaatttttttcttcatttataGGCTTAGAACATGGTTACAAAACGATTGGCACccaaaaaagaaattttacgcccttttggttcttcaaagccaaaagggcgtaaaatttttatgcgcccttttggcatttggcacACGATTTAATATTAGTTCTCAGAACTTATACTTCAGcagaatcaaaaatttttcagcaaTCATacgattataatttcattaatttagcATCATTTAAGTCGACGAATATAATTAAggatttttcttaattatttttttgtagttagaATACCATTTTTTGCTTAGTTACGTTCGCTATTGTCATTGTTCATTGAACTATAACACAGTTAAAACAACTATGATATTATCGTACATTTTACAACTAAATATTAGTTATCTGAACTGAGGGTAATAGTGGAATCTTCATTGAACTATGTTTCTCATAATTCAGAAAACCagtttttctctcagtgtggACGTTTATTATGAAAGATTTACCAAGTAAATGACATAGGGTCCAATTATGTGAGCAAAGTAACCAATTATATGAATAAGAGAAACTCCCTGAGCTCTGACGACAGTCGGCAGCATTTCGGCGGCATACTGGAAGCCTATATTAGCAGCAACATTGACACCCAGACGAGCTAGAATCGCCATGGCGACGGTAATGGAACCTGaatcaagtataaatttatcgatttagaCATTTTACGTGTACCTATGCTGAGTACATGAGCTTCAACAGCTTCCCAGTATCCCTGGTATAGTGGTAGCTGGCGAGCTTGTGTAGTAGCTGTAGTATTACAGTATTACAGGACTACAATATATAGCAACAGTTAGAGGGTAGTGCGGGAGTTAGCGATATAATCAGTGGCATAACACTACTAGTTATAGTTTAAGTATGTCATCGAATTTGTACCCTCGGGCGTTGCTAGCGCGATGAACGAGAATATTCCGCAAATGAGCATTGATGCAAAACCCATCCATCTACGTCCCCATTTGTCCAGGAATAATGCTAGTAATATTGCAGCGGGTAGTTCTGTCAGTGCTGCTAAGGAAAATGATGTAAATACATCGGGATGAAGTAATTTCATATTCCAGACGTGTCCAtcaaatgtcaaaattattaacaacCTAAAAACATACAGTGATTgagatttttataactttatattaatttttcccgCATAATTTCGTTCGAACAGTGAAAATTTATGGAAACGccaaatcacttttttttaatttattaaatttacataagGGCTTTTAGAACACCCAAAaaggtaattttattcacggtatattttttatttatggagccatttaaaaaattcaaattaattttttttcaataatggCCTTGCCGCTGTCAGTCggggattttttattttaatgaataaaaatttcatcaatattagtcaaattttatttcgtgaAATAATATTACGCTAGACGATTTGTagtgacattaaaaaaaaatggtgaattttttttatgtcaaaaaaaaatatgccgATTATAAAACCAACGTTTTTCTAAAACCATTTGACGATTTCCTTCAAATCTAATAATGCAATTTatcaaaagtaaatttttttttgttaattcgaaaaatttcttatcaaCATCCTctccactaatttcaaaaagtggttcggttggcactcagaattagtgaatattcacttatttcacttattcatgtttagagagtctGATTagtattttatcaaaattttctactctgacttacaaaaaaaatttctaaagaaatttgttaatttttcactgacacgtgtctcaaaaatttttgaaaaatgaacttaCCAATAAATGACAAGTACAACAGTAATACGAGCTAATCTTGGCTTACTGAACAAATCAAGTACAGTATAGTTGTTTAATTTCTTGTCTTTTTCAACCATAGCCCTgcaacttttttcaaattcatcatAAATCTCTGGCTTGACAGTTTTCCCATTGACCTTCTCGAATTTTTTGAGCATCTCAATGGCTTTGTCAACTTTGCCAGCCATCAAATACCATCGAGCGCTTTCAGGTGCAATCCAAGGCCCGAGGAATGCGGTAATCAATGGTAATGCTGTTACCCAACTGAGCATACGCCAATCGGCTATCCAATAAGCAATCCACGGTAATAAACTCGCAGCAGCAGCAAAGTATATACCAAATGACATATTTGCCACTAACGTACGATACTTTGGTCCGACATACTCAATAGTTATTATGAAAAGTATATTAAAGCAGTTGTCAAATGATGATCCGACGACTAGACGTGCCAACGcaaaagtccaaaaattatcacaaaatgCGGTGGCCACTGACGCGAAGAATCCCACAGCATTACACGATACTAATGCCGGTATTCTTCCATAGTGATCAGCAATGTAACCAAATATGAAACCTCCAATTATACTGCCTATGAAAAAAGCGGATTGTGCTGCTgaggataaataatttttgtcacaAACCCACTCGAgctaaaatttatacataagattattattatttttgattaatttaaaaattataaattactagTGCAATTAAATTACTTCGGCGGCAATCGATGCATATGGTACCGCAGTATAATTGAAACTCCACCCATGCTGACATGGTTTAGTAGGCCATGAAGGATCAGCTTCTCTTATACCAGCATTTAATATTTCCGTAAAATTTACAGCGTACATATGACATCTCGAAAAATGAGTCGTACCCTCGGATTGAGCTTCAATTACATCGCTCGCCGATGGAATTGATAAACTTATtctatagaaatatttttcattaattattgtacGAAAACAAActctttcattattttataagtttgtataaaaacttttatgaaACTTCGTTCCAATATCTGTCTAGCCGGTAGAAACAACCCAGTTTCAGATCAATGCAATTTCGCGGGTTGAAAGTCGTTGGTTTCTTCTAGAGGGAAAAGGAACGTCTAGTCTTCCACCCGCATAGTTAGTTTCTGACTTAATTTCGGTCATATCAAAGTTCAGAATCGCATTTGTTCATTATAAACTTCTGAATAAGCATACGTCATTACAACTAACCAAGTTGATTCTTGAATATGTACGTGCGCTATTGGTCTtcaattgatttgtttcaaCTAGCTCCAGATATTTAAAGTAAGTTTCTATGCAGGCAGTTATGAAAAATGTACTGTGCAGTATgggataaaacacgatttttaaGGCTTTGTGTAACTGTAATGCAGACTCTGTCTGAAATTGTCTTGTTTTAtctctgattaaaaaaaaaaaaacgaatgaaaatgattcaaaacaattcaattttaatactttatagATATACATTCATCATTGAGTAAATCGTtgtgtttaatcagggatttcTCGCTACAAactagggtagaagtaccttTTACTACCCTACCTTTTAAGCtactttagggccagttttggcaacttagaaattgtatataaaatgaattgtaAACTTTTGTATGAGAATAACAAAGGAAAAACTAGAAACAGAAGTATTCCATTACCCGAAGTTAACAAATCCATAACTTTCAAAAACTCTTATACTGTTGCGATAAAACACTAATGAACTACCAGTTGCGCTAAAAAcgatacataataataataacaaaacaatTAGGCAAAAGCTAAAGAATTGATTGACAACTACTACAACTACTTAGATTATATTTCTTAATTTCTCACTCTTGACTTGTCTTTACTTTTCTTTTCTCAAatgtttaaattgaattacttGGATTAagcttaattttatgtaaaaattaattgccaGGCCTATGTACAGGTGTACGCGCCTCTATAggtacataattatatatcatgtatttatatgtattatGTTTGTATGTGAATATTGTATATcctggtaaataataaataatacgcaatgacacaattaattttttaaatgttttcgAAGTTACTTTTATCACACGATTTcgattgaattctttttttggtacttttttattaaaagaaagtattaaatgtccaaaaatggaacagtggccacaaatggtagtTCTACCCTAtacttttctaaaaataatttcactaTCTATGAATACTTTTATGAAAAATgagtgaaataattatttttataaaagtattcATTTCTAAAAATTGCGTATATTTTTCTATCGAACGACTGCgaaggaaaatattttttgaaaattttaatatctcttttttattgtttataaccGGAAGTGAGTGAAATCATACTTCCGCACAATTAACTCttgtttataaattctttttttagttacaaaagtactttgtaaataaatatatagtttaaagattttcattataaaataaattaatttataagcaaaaacttaataatgacattaaatttgttgaaacataattaaaataatattatgagtatttatttttgtcaataataataaaatttacaattcaaaTGAAACAATTAGCAAGCTTAATGACCATTGTGTcgctaataaaaataatgtataacacaatctattatattaattatgtaaacaccttgacaataatatataaaattagcgataaaaaaaaattaatagcatCAACAAGATTCcgatgtaataattaataaaataactcatgACATAAAGTTcaattaactttaatttattgcatTTTTAAGTCACATTTATTTGACGCAATCATTTGTATTTAATCACTATTCATtcacattttatatatttattttaaagttaagcGAGACCTTGGtcttatgaatattttaaatgatatattattaagaCTCAGGGAGTGACCACAAGGTTAAGTCCCTCGAGCTCTTTCACACTGTGAAATTACCTGAAAGAAATCACGGTCAGTCGAATAGATCAGTCAATCTTTCGCAGAAtcgagttataaaaaatatgaagaacAGAAGCCGTCggcactttttttattctcatgtaatataaatatatgcaaaATGGTATttcgtatattttattacactaATTATTACTCAGCAATATCGTATCGATAGtactacaaattttattactgtatataattaacGGTATTGTTTAAAAGGaatattgttttatattaattaccattttcgcgtttatatatatttattttcatttgatATATCTCCTTGATGCTTActtcaaattatattaataagcaaaaagtttttaaaaagtcgCGGGAATAATAAATGCTAATTttcgataataattaaataaaattattgaaatgaaatatctaATTGATATCTTACCGGTTGATTTCTTAAGAagtttttagaaataaaatttttgattttctattAAAACTTGAGGTAGACGGTAGTTATTAATTAGCATATTTCAATGTTCGATTTGATGACgattcccgagtcaaaaaacaaattcgcattcaagtctcaaagttcttaatgaggtttttgaggatcaatttagaatttgaaaattgacaacagtatagaaagttatcctaatttagtcctcaaagtagtagttacgaccaattttaccactttgaggactaaactggaataacataatctggattagagcctcaaaatactcaaaacatacagaaataattttatccatatttgaacctcaaaagtctcattcgacgtattctctcccctcccttttctacctcaaatttttcaaagtccgaagtataacttttcattcgttgaggatttcgaggtcttacttataatttaaaatcgatgaATTATTCCCATTaagacctcatagttctcgTCGAGGATTTTaagtactaaagtagagttactttctgggcggcaaataaaacatcaaaggaattgaggcttttgagggCTAAattagaatttgttttttgactcgggttatATAGTATTTAAGTGATATATAACTTATATGTAATTGTTGCCATTCGGCATATGCCTTGgcatcaaaaatcaaaataaaaataaaataattaatttagaaaattattcaaaacaaaTTTCTCTTTtctaaaagataaaaaaaaacttgctctcttaaaatgaatcaatgAAAAGCACtccaatcagtgaatatttcCTGCACAATtagtcccaagtatatcactaattgaatcagtgatatacttgggactgatttgcagtgaatattcactgattcattttaaaatagtgGGGAGTCGTGATTCGAtagatttacaaaaataaaaaataaaaatagcatACTAACTTTTGTGCATCAGTTAAATTCCAGCCATTGAGTTCTGGAACAGTGCACCAGTGTTCATTAGGAACCAGTGTCAGGAAAAATTGTGTGAAGTAGAGAAATGCATAAACAAACGTGAAgggtaataatataataaataaaatcagcTGATAACGACCAGCTTCACC encodes the following:
- the LOC130675325 gene encoding carcinine transporter-like — protein: MTAAETTKAEEGEPRAKIETFDDILPYVGEAGRYQLILFIILLPFTFVYAFLYFTQFFLTLVPNEHWCTVPELNGWNLTDAQKISLSIPSASDVIEAQSEGTTHFSRCHMYAVNFTEILNAGIREADPSWPTKPCQHGWSFNYTAVPYASIAAELEWVCDKNYLSSAAQSAFFIGSIIGGFIFGYIADHYGRIPALVSCNAVGFFASVATAFCDNFWTFALARLVVGSSFDNCFNILFIITIEYVGPKYRTLVANMSFGIYFAAAASLLPWIAYWIADWRMLSWVTALPLITAFLGPWIAPESARWYLMAGKVDKAIEMLKKFEKVNGKTVKPEIYDEFEKSCRAMVEKDKKLNNYTVLDLFSKPRLARITVVLVIYWLLIILTFDGHVWNMKLLHPDVFTSFSLAALTELPAAILLALFLDKWGRRWMGFASMLICGIFSFIALATPEGSITVAMAILARLGVNVAANIGFQYAAEMLPTVVRAQGVSLIHIIGYFAHIIGPYVIYLADVKKELPLICLGLIAIIDAFLTLTLPETLDQELPETLQEGNDFGKEQSCWWVPCLSTSHEKKKKYRRKVGAVNAGYNPGSLTKIDSTRL